CCACATTCATGTTCTTGAAGTAATCGCCTTTCACCAGCGCAGCCATGCCCATATCTCCGCCGGTCTCCTCGTCGGGCACATAAGTCAGGTACACAGTCCTTCTGGGTTGATAGCCACTGGCTTTCAGTGCCCGAATGGCGGCCAGATACTGACATCCCACTGACTTCATGTCCTGTGCCCCTCGTGCATAAATTCGACCGTCTTCGTCCATGTGGGCACCGAATGGGTTGTGTGTCCACTTTTCGGGAAACACGGGAACCACATCCATGTGCGAGTTCAAAATAATCGATGGCAGCTCGGGACACTTCCCCAACCACTTCATTATCACCACAGGTTTCGATGGCAGGACAGGAATAACCACATCGACTGGCAGGTTCAGGCTGCTGGCCTGTCGCTTTAGGAACTCCACGCAGGCAGCTGGAAATGTATATTAATAACTAATTATCTAGGAAGTATCAACAGTTCTCACTATAATCCACATCTGGATGAACAGTGGGAATACGTAAATACTCCTGGAATATTTTTATCTCCTCATTGTTCTTCCATTGCTCCGGGCACATTTTAAGCTGAAGTCTCCGCTGTAATAATCCGACTGCCTTGCAATGAGTGTCGTTACTTGGTTTTAAGTCTCAGTATGGTTTGACTTCTGAACGTTATCATTTGTTGACTCTGGGTTTGCAGCGATTAGGAGCGCTTGCATTTTGTGCTATTTTCCATCTCCGCGTGCACAGAATCTCAGAATCTCCCGTACTTTATTAATCCCGGAAAGCCAGGCGGCaactttgttttgctttttattattatcattcaCACTGAcataaaatgataaaaaaaaaagaaaaatcaaatcCATCAAATCGATGGACGGTTTTTTTGATAAGCATTTAGTCTTTAAAAGGTACTTTATTGGCATGCCATTGGGACTTTGACCCACTGCTTTTACAGAgctttaaaaacatataatgaaaacaatataaaaatgcaTAATTTCATTATGATAAATGTTGAAATCAGTTCTTCAGGAATCGGCCACAGCGGGAATGAGCTTCTTGTACACCTCGATGCCATGCAAATAGGTGTCAGCCTTCAGGAACTCGTCGTGGTCGTGAAGCAGGATGGGAGTGTTGTTAATGGGCGAGAAGCCCAGAGCGGGAATGCCTGCATAGCGCACATAACGACTGTCCGTGGCTCCGGGAAAAACTCGAACTCGCGTCTTGAGACCActgcaaaatataaataatgaaaatcgAAGCTAGAGTCTTTTTTCCTTCATCCTTACAGGTCATCAAGAGCCTTCTTGAAGGCCAGCCAGTAGGGATTTGAGGCATCTATCTTCGTAGGCTCCACGAAGGGGTTCTTCATCTCGAACTCCAGCTCGATGCCGCCGCCAGCCTCCTCGCACCAGTCGCGAATCTGCTTCTCGAATGCGGCAATGTCCACGGTCACAGCAATGCGGATGTCAAAGACTGCCTCCAACAGCGGAGGAACCACATTGCTCTGCACTCCTCCCCTCAATTGGGTCAGGTTCACGGTGGTCACATCTCCTATTTCCAGGGATGAGTCGTCGGCCAGTTTCTTGACCTGCGATTTGCGGAACTCCATTAGCTTGCCCACCACATAGTTCAGTTTCTCTCCGGCTGTGTTGGGCAGCAAGAGCGATCCGTGTCCGGCAGTGCCACTGAACTTGAACTTCAGGTCTGTGAGGAAAGGGAAATATTACTCGTAACATCCAGAAAAAAAGTAAttctgtaaaaaataaaacctacGCCACAGAGTGCGCTCGGCATAGTATAGGGCGTAGGTATCGTCCTCGCTGGAGATGCCCTCGTCGAAGCTGAAGCCCACGTTCAGCTTCTTGAAGTAGTCGCTCTTCACCAGTTCCCGCATGCCCAGATGGCCGCCCACCTCCTCGTCCGGCACGAAGGTCAGGTAGATGGTCCTCTTTGGCTGATAGCCGGATGCCTTAAGGGCTCGCACCGCTCCCAGATACTGCGTGCCCACGCACTTCATGTCCTGCGAGCCACGGGCAAAGATTCGGCCCTCGGCGTCCATATCGGCGCTGAACGGACCGTGGGTCCATTTCTCCGCGAAGACGGGCACCACATCGGTGTGCGAGTTGAGGATGATGGAGGGCAGCTCTGGCTGGGATCCCTGCCACTTGAGCACCACCACGGGATTCTGCTCGTTCACCGGATAAACGACCTCTACGGGCAGGCCCAGGCTGACGGCCTGGCGCTTCAAGAATTCCGTGCAGGCGGCTATAAATAGCAGACGTGTTTTATGGCATGGTCGTAAAGATCACGGCTCCTATCGCAGCCCCATAAAGTTTATCTACATATTTCGCAGACTCACTGTAATCCACGTTCGGATGAACCGTCGGTATGCGGAGATACTCGCGAAAGATCTGGATCTCCTCGTTGCTTTCCCACTTGGCGGCGGCACTCATCTTGAACTTGAACTAAACAAAGAGATAAGGGTGTAGCCGGTCGATAGTTTCATTAATTTGTTTGCCTAAACAAATCGCAGCGATCAGCTGATCGATCTTCACCACACCTTTCTCAAAACGGATCGCGGACGACTGTGGGGCCGTGGTGAGAAGCGCGCGTTTAAATATCAGCGATAAGAGCGGCCATAAAAATAGAGCCAAGCAGAAACTGGAACTTGGGTCTTATCGTGTGGTTTTCGCTTATAAAGCGTTTTATCAGAAGCAattgtttacatttacattttggtGGCTAATCtaaataagttttaatatGACAGGCATACAGACGTGAATATTTTATGTGTTTTCAGCACAAAACTGTGTCATTTCTTTTAATCAAAAGTGTTACAATTTTGGTTAAAATTTTCCAAAGAGCTGGGTTTTAAAACAAGTTTGAAAAAATGTCTTATATTGTGATTTTCTgcgcaaatataaaatatgcatACATTTAGTTTATAATTCAAAGATAACTAAGCTTAAATCAAAGCCAATCGGTtcctttaattatatatttaattaaaaaagctaCAAAATAATGAGGAATCTGAATTCTGTATATAGAAATTATATGCAACAAGTAAAAAAACCTAGAAACTAGGACTCAAATTGGTAGATATTTCATGGCTCTCAGCACATGTTAACTCACTTTAAGGCTCATTTACTTGGCATTCCCTGCGGCTGATGGATTTATTTCCCCAGAATCGTGGCGAAAGTGCTCCGCATTGCTTTGGATTGAGGGTGACTCCGTTTCTGCCTTTGGCCCGTAGCCAAGATTTCCGATTACCGACTCGAATCGCATGCAATCACACTCCAATTCCAGTTGATTTGTTAATCAAGATGCAGGGCACACGTTGGCACCCGCACTTCGGCCAACATATCGCCCTGCGGGGGCCCTGTAAACAAGTTGCCAGGAGCCTCGGGGCCTCCACTGAACTCCCAATTTCGCATATTAATGTAGTTGCAGTTGCGCTTGCAGTGGCAATGCGTCCGCCTTTGGTCCTGTGTGTGTCAAAAGTTTGTTTTAGATTTAGATTTTACGCTTGTTTCGGGCGTTGCTCCACAAAAACGTGTCGAAAAAAAGCGGAGCTCTCGAAATGTAAGCCGAAGCCCTGAGATTTGTGTTGTATTGTACGAGAGTCAGGGGGGGGGACAAAGTTGATATTGTTTTAGTGTGTGTACTCGCAGAAAGTCATTAAAAGTTCATTAACAATGTTGCTGGGATTTTAATGGCGCAccagcagcaataacaacaataacaactacACGCTACATATGTCTGCATTTTAAATAACACACAAGCACAAGTTACAATCACATGAAGAAATAAGGgtcattttatttcaaagaatttatttaactaaaataaatgaatgaacAAGAAATTGTATTATGATAACAAAATGTTTACTTTGACTTTAAATGTGCTTATTAAGATTTGAaggttaaaaaattaataaatattcatataaataaaataaagttaccCTAAAGTATGCAGGAACATTTTTAGTGCCACGTTTTTGTAGCATATTTTTTGCTATCGTAATATAAATTGCTCTTGCAATTATTTCTGCTCTTCCGCCTTTTCTGTTACAGTAAACAGTTGTATTTGACAg
Above is a genomic segment from Drosophila kikkawai strain 14028-0561.14 chromosome 3R, DkikHiC1v2, whole genome shotgun sequence containing:
- the LOC108071295 gene encoding aminoacylase-1-like — its product is MSAAAKWESNEEIQIFREYLRIPTVHPNVDYTACTEFLKRQAVSLGLPVEVVYPVNEQNPVVVLKWQGSQPELPSIILNSHTDVVPVFAEKWTHGPFSADMDAEGRIFARGSQDMKCVGTQYLGAVRALKASGYQPKRTIYLTFVPDEEVGGHLGMRELVKSDYFKKLNVGFSFDEGISSEDDTYALYYAERTLWHLKFKFSGTAGHGSLLLPNTAGEKLNYVVGKLMEFRKSQVKKLADDSSLEIGDVTTVNLTQLRGGVQSNVVPPLLEAVFDIRIAVTVDIAAFEKQIRDWCEEAGGGIELEFEMKNPFVEPTKIDASNPYWLAFKKALDDLGLKTRVRVFPGATDSRYVRYAGIPALGFSPINNTPILLHDHDEFLKADTYLHGIEVYKKLIPAVADS